TGACCTGGAATCCAGGCTCCAGCATGGCAGCGTCATCCACCAGACGGAGACTGCGGAATACATCGTACGCCAGCAGCCGGAACTCGTGTATCAGCTTCAGCCAAGCACCCTGGAGGAAGCAGCCCTCATGGGCTGGAAGATCGGCAATCTTCATCTGGGTGTGCAGGTGGTGGATGGCGTCATTCGTATCACCCATGATGTGGCGGTGCTGCAGCTCTTTGAGCGGGAAGGCTGGGCCTTTGAAGAGATTGAAGTCGTCTTTAACCCCTTACGTGTCACTGCCCATGCTTCTTGAATGGCTGCCCTGGCTCTTGCAGGTGAACGACTCCCAGTTTCCTTCGGGAGCCTATGCGCATTCCATGGGGCTTGAAGAATTGGTGCAGCGGGGAGCGGTGAAAAATCCCGATCAATTGGAGACCTTCCTTCAGCAGCAAATCATTCCTGGACTGCTGGCTTTCGAACTGCCCTTTTTGGAGAAAGCACATGCCTTAGCGGCTTCGGGAGATCATGAGAATCTGCGCCTTCTGGATGAAGAGCTGGATGCGTGGAAACTCGCGGCGGAGCTCCGTCAGGCCAGCCGCCAGCTCGGCTCTCGCCGACTGTCTTTGGTGCAGAAGCTGGATCCAGATCCCTCCCTGGCAGCCTATGGGGAAAGTGGGGCTCCTTGTCACCACCTCATCGCCTGTGCATTAGAGCTGCGTCATCTACCTGTTGCCGCTGCGCTCTGTGCCTTTTCCCTTCAAAGCATCAGTGGTTATGCCATCAGTTCCATGAAGCTGATGAGGTTGGGGCAGGAGCGCTGCCAGCTCATCATTCGTGGAGCCATGATCTCTCTGGCCCCTCATTTGGAAGGCCTCATCGCCACCCCCGCCGAGCGCATCGGCTGGTTTAATCCACTTCTCGAAATCGCCTCTCTGCGACATGCGCGAGCGAACGAACGACTTTTCATTTCATGAGCAACCCACGTCCTCTCCGTATCGGCATCGGTGGCCCTGTCGGCTCCGGTAAAACCATGTGCGTCCTTCGCCTTTGTGAATGGCTGAAGGAGGAATACTCTCTGGCCGTCATCACGAATGATATCTATACCCGCGAGGATGCCGAGTTCCTCCTGCGCCAAAACATCCTGCCAGCAGATCGTGTCATGGGGGTGGAAACGGGCGGCTGCCCGCACACGGCCATCCGCGATGACATCAGCATGAACATGGCTGCCGTTATCGAGCTGGAAAAACGCCATCCTGATCTGCAATTGCTGCTCATCGAAAGTGGTGGGGACAATCTCTCCGCCACCTATTCGCCAGAACTGGCGGATGTATTTATCTTCGTCATTGATGTCGCCGAAGGAGACAAAATTCCTCGCAAGGGTGGCCCTGCCATCCGGAATAGCGATCTCCTCCTCATCAATAAAATTGATCTGGCTCCTTACGTCGGTGCTGACCTCGATGTGATGGCGCGGGATTCCAAACTCATGCGGGGTGACAAACCCTTCATCTTTGCCGATATGAAATCTGAGAAGGGGAAGGAAGAACTCATCGGTTGGCTCAAGCGCGATTACCTTTTCGTCTGACCTGGGCTTCGTCATCCACTCGCCATGCGCGGCCATCTTCATCTCACGGCTTCCTGCTATCCCGCAGGACAAACGTATCTGCGTGATCAATCGTTTCGTGCGCCGCTTCATCTGAGCAAACCTCATGAAGATGCCGGGGCCCTGGTGGTAAATATCGTCAATCCCACCGCCGGGATTTTTGATGGCGATGCCATTGAGATCAATGTGGCTGCCGAAACGGGAGCCTCGATCGTGCTCACCACCCCCAGTGCTAGCCGCGTCTATCGCTCGCGCAGTGGTGGCCCGGCCAAGGTGCACCAGACCTTTACGGTAGAGGCCGGGGCGTTTTTGGAATTTTACCCCGAGCCCTTCATTCCTCAGGCTGGAGCGCGTTATCAGCAGAAAACAGAGCTGCGG
This is a stretch of genomic DNA from Prosthecobacter dejongeii. It encodes these proteins:
- the ureG gene encoding urease accessory protein UreG; the encoded protein is MSNPRPLRIGIGGPVGSGKTMCVLRLCEWLKEEYSLAVITNDIYTREDAEFLLRQNILPADRVMGVETGGCPHTAIRDDISMNMAAVIELEKRHPDLQLLLIESGGDNLSATYSPELADVFIFVIDVAEGDKIPRKGGPAIRNSDLLLINKIDLAPYVGADLDVMARDSKLMRGDKPFIFADMKSEKGKEELIGWLKRDYLFV
- a CDS encoding urease accessory protein UreF, with product MLLEWLPWLLQVNDSQFPSGAYAHSMGLEELVQRGAVKNPDQLETFLQQQIIPGLLAFELPFLEKAHALAASGDHENLRLLDEELDAWKLAAELRQASRQLGSRRLSLVQKLDPDPSLAAYGESGAPCHHLIACALELRHLPVAAALCAFSLQSISGYAISSMKLMRLGQERCQLIIRGAMISLAPHLEGLIATPAERIGWFNPLLEIASLRHARANERLFIS
- a CDS encoding urease accessory protein UreE, yielding MILIQRMLSDTPMRPVTEQIELLIERRLFLKRRWRGVAADGTEFGFDLESRLQHGSVIHQTETAEYIVRQQPELVYQLQPSTLEEAALMGWKIGNLHLGVQVVDGVIRITHDVAVLQLFEREGWAFEEIEVVFNPLRVTAHAS